In Candidatus Micrarchaeum acidiphilum ARMAN-2, the genomic window CCTGCCATGTCGTCCGCCCATCCGCCAAAGCCCTGGAGTGCTATCAGTGGTATGTCCGCTTGGTACGCAACGGCCAGCTCGTTGAGCGTCCCGGAGCCGCCGCTCACTCCTATGACCGCGTCGCACGCCAGGACAAGCACGAATTCCCTGCCCCCACCTCTCTCCATGCCGCAGGGCACTATAACATCAACGCCCTCCTTCTGGTAGATATCCTTTCTCTTGCCATATGTCACCCCCACGGTAAGACCACCTCCTTTCTTGGCTCCCCTACATGCTGCAGTGGAGAGCGAGTCATAATCCTTTTCGGCACCAAAAACCAGAATCCCGCCCTTTTTGGCTATTAGCTCGCCCATCCTCTCGGCGGCACGCTCCGCCTCCTTGGCATACTTCAGATCTGCAGCAGAACCCATCACACCTATCTGCAATCTCCTTGGCATTATATCACAAAATCAAATAAGCTTAAAGGCTTATAAAACTACCTAAAAGTTTTACAATAAATCTTCCATTTCATGAAACTACCGTCTCCAGTTCTGACAGCCCGAGTTTGGCGTAATAAGCGGACTTTGACTTGTCAGTGTTTATCCTGACAAAAGAGGACAATGAGAACTGCAGGGCACGGCCCAAGGCTAACTGCCTTCTCGTTTTGTCTTCGCCGAGGTCCAAGAGCTTTGCTACCTTGCCGACCAAATCATTCAGATGCTGCGCCTGTGCCGCCATAGGAATCTGATAGACATCTGCCAGCAATGCGGTAAATATGCCGATGCAGGGAAGCATTGTGCCCCTATATGTAGACTGCGGCCAGGGATCGATAAATTTAATCGAATCATTATGTACAAAGAAATTGTCTGGCGTCGAGTCCAGCACCATAATAGTACTGTTCCTAGAGGCAATATCTTCCGGCTTCAGCCTTGTCAAAAGGTCCCTGTACCTAGTGTCTATCACACTATTTTGTTCCAACACTCCGTACCATTTCTTAATTTGCGACGCTATTTCTACGATTCCTGCATACTGTTCATCCGTGTTCTTCACCAGCG contains:
- a CDS encoding Rossmann fold nucleotide-binding protein, whose product is MPRRLQIGVMGSAADLKYAKEAERAAERMGELIAKKGGILVFGAEKDYDSLSTAACRGAKKGGGLTVGVTYGKRKDIYQKEGVDVIVPCGMERGGGREFVLVLACDAVIGVSGGSGTLNELAVAYQADIPLIALQGFGGWADDMAGKFFDGRKRRQVYPAKTPEEAVEEAFKEAELYRLKYDGDAKS